A region of Drosophila suzukii chromosome 2L, CBGP_Dsuzu_IsoJpt1.0, whole genome shotgun sequence DNA encodes the following proteins:
- the Sem1 gene encoding probable 26S proteasome complex subunit sem1 — protein MSAPDKEKEKEKEETNNKGEDLGLLEEDDEFEEFPAEDFRVGDDEEELNVWEDNWDDDNVEDDFSQQLKAHLESKKMET, from the exons ATGTCTGCACCCGATAAGGAAAAGGAGAAAGAGAAGGAGGAGACCAACAACAAGGGCGAGGACTTGGGTCTCCTGGAGGAGGACGATGAGTTCGAGGAGTTTCCCGCCGAAG ATTTCCGCGTTGGCGACGACGAGGAGGAGCTCAATGTGTGGGAGGATAACTGGGACGACGACAATGTGGAGGATGACTTCAGCCAGCAGCTGAAGGCCCATCTGGAGAGCAAGAAAATGGAGACGTAA
- the Nuf2 gene encoding tropomyosin: MAVSAEIERVIDQGNYLMPDINMSQSDLANPTEPIVTKIMVHYLRCFGFRVEPPYKIGSELAHSSREARVFLIRVCRQVERIIQICFPNKTYTYLDIIKPAVKKTLTTLSYLFNYLAYYKVFKKSVLGPVEEAIKLKDSLTAELKAKSQQLEQRKQKTKECEVAISQLKKDLQDTQAKLLPLKKSCSEQTNALELIEQQQTELDMRISHWEQLVVKDGQVNELQKNIKSANLHVESCKAELAIKKQVTNEHRRVIEASQQTVTALEEATAVLPLGKLEEYKESSKHLEAVEEQLASLEVNYRKRRQDLEARKQELSLSEQQCEAMKQINEAEHHKLQKELEKLKADLEHRRNQIEVLDNTIIDLEQQRLEKEQLHAILIEQLTEIFGENWQLNST; this comes from the exons ATGGCTGTTTCGGCAGAAATCGAAAGGGTGATTGACCAGGGCAACTATCTGATGCCCGACATCAACATGTCCCAGAGCGATTTGGCCAATCCCACCGAGCCCATTGTCACCAAGATCATGGTGCACTATCTGCGCTGTTTTGGATTCCGCGTCGAGCCGCCCTATAAGATTGGCTCTGAACTAGCCCATTCGTCGCGGGAGGCGCGCGTCTTCCTCATCCGGGTGTGCCGCCAAGTGGAGCGCATCATTCAGATCTGCTTTCCCAACAAGACCTACACCTATCTGGACATTATTAAACCAG CTGTTAAGAAGACACTAACCACCCTGAGCTACCTTTTCAATTACCTGGCCTACTACAAAGTGTTCAAGAAAAGCGTGCTTGGACCCGTGGAGGAAGCCATCAAGCTAAAGGATTCGCTGACAGCCGAGCTGAAAGCCAAGAGCCAGCAGTTGGAGCAGCGCAAGCAGAAGACGAAGGAGTGCGAGGTGGCCATTAGCCAGCTCAAGAAAGATCTGCAGGATACTCAAGCAAAGCTTCTTCCGCTTAAAAAGTCCTGCAGCGAGCAGACCAATGCCCTGGAACTCATCGAGCAGCAGCAGACCGAGTTGGACATGCGCATCTCTCACTGGGAGCAGCTGGTGGTAAAGGATGGTCAAGTGAACGAGCTGCAAAA AAACATCAAGAGCGCCAACTTGCACGTCGAGAGCTGCAAAGCGGAGCTTGCCATTAAGAAGCAGGTGACCAACGAACATCGCCGGGTGATCGAGGCCAGCCAGCAGACAGTCACGGCGCTGGAGGAGGCCACGGCTGTGTTGCCCCTCGGTAAACTGGAGGAGTACAAGGAGAGCTCCAAGCATCTCGAGGCGGTGGAGGAGCAATTGGCCTCCCTGGAGGTCAATTACCGGAAGCGTCGCCAGGACTTGGAGGCCAGGAAGCAAGAACTCTCCCTCAGCGAACAGCAGTGCGAGGCCATGAAGCAGATCAACGAAGCGGAGCATCACAAGCTGCAGAAGGAACTCGAAAAGCTTAAGGCCGATCTTGAGCACAGGAGGAACCAGATAGAGGTCCTGGACAACACCATCATCGATCTGGAGCAACAGCGTTTGGAAAAAGAGCAGCTCCATGCCATCTTGATCGAGCAGCTCACTGAGATTTTCGGTGAAAACTGGCAGTTAAATTCCACTTAA